From the Deltaproteobacteria bacterium genome, the window AAACGGTGCATTTTCACCCGGCCCAGGATCTATGGGGACTGGATACCTATGCCGCCGAAGATGAAGTATTAAAACGGATCGGTAAAAAACGGATGGGCACCCCGGCTGAAAGGGCTGCGGCCCTGGTGATCGGTCCGGCCGGGGAAAACCTGGTCCGTTTTTCGGTGATCGAAAACGACTACTGGCGATCGGCCGGCCGCACCGGTACCGGGGCGGTTATGGGATCCAAAAAAATCAAGGCCCTTTGTTTTTATGGTCTCCAAAAACGCCCCCTGGCCTTTCCGGATGAGGTCAAAGCCTTTGCCCAGGAAATTTTGGAAAAAGGCAAGACCGATGCCGGGGTGGCCAATTACCGGAAGATGGGGACCCCCATGATGGTCGGGGTCTTAAATAAGGCCCAGGCCTTTCCGACCCAGTACTGGTCCAAAGGGGTTCTGGAGGGCTGGGAAGCCATTGGGGCGGACAGCCTCCACGAACGCTGTGAAGTCCAACCCCGGGCCTGCGCCCGCTGTTTTATCGCCTGTGGCCGATTGAGCAAGGTCAAGGAAGGCCCCCATAAAGGGATGACCCTGGAAGGTCCTGAATACGAGACCATCTATGCCTTCGGTGGTTTGTGCCTCATCAAAAGCATCGAAGACATCCTGTATTTAAATGATATCTGCGACCGTCTCGGATTGGATACCATCACGGCCGGGAATCTGGCCGGCCTGGCCATTGAGGCCTCTAAGCGGGGAAAGATTCCGGAAAAAATAGAATACGGCGATGTGCCGGCCATTGCGGCTCTGTTGAAACAAATAGCTTATCGACAGGGCATTGGGGCCGTTCTGGCCGAGGGGATCAAAACAGCCGCCGCCGAGTGGGGGCTGGAAGATATCGCGATTCATGTTAAAGGGCTGGAGCCTGCCGGTTATGACCCCCGGGTGCTCAAAGGCGTGGGCCTGGGCTATGCCACTTCGGACCGGGGGGCCTGCCATCTACGGGCCACTTTTTACAAACCTGAACTTTCCAGGATGATCGATCCGGACCAGCTCGAGGGCAAAGCCGAATTGTTCATTGACTTCGAGGATCGGCTTTGCCTGTTCGACACCCTGATCCTTTGCCGTTTTTACCGGGACCTTTATCCCTGGCCGGAACTGTCCCGGATCATCCACATGACTACCGGATTGACCTGGGGTAAGGAAGAGATCCATCAAATGGCCAACCGGGTCATTACCCTGTGCCGGGAATTTAATCTGCGGGAGGGCATGACCCCTGACCTGGATGCACTCCCCGTGCGTTTCCACAAAGAGGCCCTGCCGGAGAGCGGCAAAGTGATCACCGAAGACGAACTAAACTATCTGGTTAAGGATTATTATCGGTTGAGGGGGTGGAATTAGTATTTTCCTTCCCTCTCCATTTCTTGATCTTACTTTGAAAGGACTCCATATAAAGATAAAAGACCGGGGTGATGTAAAGGGTTAAGAGTTGGGAAAAGACCAGGCCCCCGACCACGGCCAGACCCAAGGGACGGCGGGATTCGGCCCCGGCCCCGAAACCCAGGGCGATCGGCAAGGTGCCCATAAAGGCCGCCATGGTGGTCATCATGATGGGCCGGAAACGGACCAGGCAGCCCTGGTAGATGGCATCAAAGGGACTCTTGCCTTCATTGCGCTGGGCCGCCAGGGCGAAATCGATCATCATGATGGCATTTTTCTTGACGATACCGATCAGCATGATGATCCCCACAAAGGCATAAATACTCAGATCCTGGCCGAAGATCAGCAGGGTGATCAGGGCTCCGATGGCGGCCGAAGGCAGACCGGAGAGGATGGTCAAGGGATGGATGAAACTTTCATAGAGTATTCCCAGGATAATGTAGATCAAAAGGACGGCCAGGACCAGGAGAAGCCACAAACCCTTGAGTGAGGATTGAAAGGCCTGGGCCGTGCCCTGAAAACTGGTGCT encodes:
- a CDS encoding aldehyde ferredoxin oxidoreductase family protein, whose translation is MKGFFNRVLKIDVGEQSFSIQEISDQDLEQGLGGKGLGTRLLMANNPAGVDPLAADNHLIIAVGPVTDSPIYGSCRHGIFTKSPQTGFYAESYSGGKAAESISRTGYDAILIRGVSKEPVFLEINDETVHFHPAQDLWGLDTYAAEDEVLKRIGKKRMGTPAERAAALVIGPAGENLVRFSVIENDYWRSAGRTGTGAVMGSKKIKALCFYGLQKRPLAFPDEVKAFAQEILEKGKTDAGVANYRKMGTPMMVGVLNKAQAFPTQYWSKGVLEGWEAIGADSLHERCEVQPRACARCFIACGRLSKVKEGPHKGMTLEGPEYETIYAFGGLCLIKSIEDILYLNDICDRLGLDTITAGNLAGLAIEASKRGKIPEKIEYGDVPAIAALLKQIAYRQGIGAVLAEGIKTAAAEWGLEDIAIHVKGLEPAGYDPRVLKGVGLGYATSDRGACHLRATFYKPELSRMIDPDQLEGKAELFIDFEDRLCLFDTLILCRFYRDLYPWPELSRIIHMTTGLTWGKEEIHQMANRVITLCREFNLREGMTPDLDALPVRFHKEALPESGKVITEDELNYLVKDYYRLRGWN